The following nucleotide sequence is from Deltaproteobacteria bacterium.
AAAGGAGGTGGCTTTTTATAGGAGTATCGAGGTGTCGAAGTGTCCCAGATCTTAGACCCTGCTTCCAGGAACGTGAAGCCCACTGAAGGGCTGATTGTTAATAGAATTAACAGGTCGCTCCTTCCCTGATTTGTATTTCGTCGATTCGGGCCCGGCAGTCGCGGGACACCTAAATGTCCAGGATTAGTTCATCCAGGCTTCGTTTCGGGACATGGTGGACCCCTTTTTCGTCCCTCCAGTACCTGATGCTTCCATCCTCGCCTAAGGGGTCGATGGATATTTCTTCCCTCGGTTTTCCGATGGCTATCGCGAGGAGAATCCCGTAATGTTCCGGGATTTTCAGGGCGGCCCGGAGGGAATCCCTTTTAATGGAACTGATCATGCATCCGCCAAGCTCCTTTTCCACGGCTCCGAGGAGAATGGTCTGGGCAATAATTCCATAGTCGCAGGCGAAAGAGCTGGTTATCCTCGAATCACCCAGGAGAACGATGTATGCGGAGGGGCGTTCTCCCTCGGAGGGGCCGCTCCAGTCCGTAAGATATCCGGCCCAGGCAAGATGGGGAAAGATGCGGGCATTTTTCTCGGGGTCCCGGGACAGGATGTACCGAATGGGCTGCCTGTTGGCGCTGGACGGAGTCAGCCTTGCCAGGCCGATGAACCACTTCAAGGTTTCTTCAGATATCCTGTGGTCCTGGTGAAAGCGCCGGTAGCTGCGGTTGGATCGAACAAGTTCCTCAATCATTCCCTCCTCCTTCCTAACATCCCGGATCATACCCCGAAAAAAGGGCTGGAAAAAGGGTTTTGTGGGTCAGTTACCGACCATCCCGGCGGGGTCCAGCGCCTTTTTTATCTCGGCTTCGGTGAGGATGCCCTTTTCTCTCACAAGCTGTCGAACGGTCTTCCCGGTCAGACCAGCCTCCTTTGCGAGGCGTGATGCCTCATCGTACCCAATGACCTGCGCCAGAGGAGTAACCAGGGCCAGGCTCTGCTCCACAAGTTCCTCGCACCGTTCAATGTTGGCTGAAATACCGTCCACGCACCTTTTCGCCAGCAGCAGGGCGGTGTTGGTGAGAAGGGTGAGGGACTCCATCATCACATGCGCCAGAAGGGGCATCATGACATTAAGTTCAAGGTTCCCCGACGCATTGGCCAGGGTTACGGTCACATCGTTCCCCATGACCCTCGTGGCGGCCTGCAGGGCCGATTCCGGTATGACCGGATTGACCTTGCCCGGCATTATGGAGGACCCCGGCTGGAGGGCGGGGATAGTTATCTCCCCGATGCCGCAACGAGGGCCGCAGGCCAGGAACCGGATATCGGACGCGATCTTGTAAAGGGATGAGGCGTAGGCCGCCAGGGCCTTGTGAAGGAAAACCAGCGCATCTTTGCCGCCCATCGCTGCGAACCGATTCCGGGCTATGGCAAATGGAATTTTCGTTTGCGACGCGATCCGTGATACGACCATATCGGCGAAACGCGGGTGACTGTTGAGGCCGGTGCCTACTGCCGTCCCGCCAAGTGGTATTTCCTCCAGGTGTTTAAAGGTATTCATGATGGCCTCCATGGCGTGTTCGACCTGGGAGGCGTAGCCGGAGAATTCCTGTCCCATGGTAATGGGAACCGCGTCCTGCATGTGCGTTCTGCCGACTTTGACCACTTCGGAGAATTCCTTCGACCTGTCGGATAGAGAACCCTTGAGCGTCTCCATTGCCGGAAGAAGGGATTTTCCAGCGTACACCCTCGCCGCGATGTGAATCGAGGAGGGTATAATGTCATTGCTGGACTGGCCGAGGTTGACGTGGTCATTGGGGTGCACGGGGGTTTTCCCCTGGCGTTGGGACCCCATGATTTCGTTGGCTCTGGCCGAGATGACCTCGTTCATGTTCATATTCGTGGAGGTGCCCGACCCGGTCTGGTAGACGTCAAGGGGGAACTGGCCCTGGAATTTTCCCTCCATAACCTCTGTAGCGGCATCGTCTATGGCCGAGGCGACCTCGCCGGTCAGGAGCTCCAACTCTTCATTGACCCGGGCCGCCGCTTGTTTTATCAGGGCCAAGGCATGAAGGACCCTGTCCGGCATCGTGGTGTCAGAGACAGGGAAGTTGAGGATAGCCCTTTGGGTGGAGGCGCCGTAGTAGGCATCTTCCGGAACCATCATATCTCCCATGGAATCGCTCACTTTAATCATTATTTCCCTCCCTTTTAACTCATTCTCTCACGCTCGCTCGTCAGATAATGCAGGCTGACTCACTAAAGACGCAAAGCTCGCGAAGAATTGCGTAATTCCGATAAGTTAACTCTTTTCTTTCATTAATGACAACCTCGTGGTTCCAAATTCTCACCATTTGCGGCTTTGCGTGAGACATGGATCCGACCTTTTCTGCGAAAGTCTTTTCAGACCCGTAAGATCCGTGATAATCTTGTGACCCCATCTCATTATGGATCTGCTGATCACAACCATGAGGACAAGCGATGCTGCGTGTGGATAGAGAGAAAAAAGAAGCGGCGGACCTGGCGCCCTATGCGGCGCTCAACTCCCTTTCCAGGGGCCGCCGGCATCCCGAGGAAGAGCACCCTTACCGCCTGCCTTTCGAACGGGACAGAGACCGCATAATACACTGCAGCGCTTTCAGGCGAATGGAGTACAAGACCCAGGTATTCTTCTACCACGAGGGCGATTATTTCCGGACTCGGCTGACCCATTCCCTGGAAGTGTCTCAACTCAGCCGTTCCGCCGTCCTCGCCCTGAATCTCAACGAGGTTCTCGCCGAGGCTGTCGCGCTGGCCCACGATCTTGGGCACACCCCGTTCGGCCATGCCGGGGAAAGAGCAATGGACGCGCTCATGACGGGCGAAGGAGGTTTTGAACACAACCTTCAAACCCTTCGGGTGGTAGACCTCCTGGAATATAGATATCCCGGGTTTCCCGGTCTGAACCTATCATGGGAGGTCCGGGAGGGGATCGCCAAGCACAGCACTGATTATGACCGACCGGATAGCTCGGTTTTCGGACCCACCCAACCGAGCCTGGAGAGCCAGATCGTTGAGCTGGCCGATGAAATCGCCTACAACAACCACGATCTCGATGATGGCCTGACCTCAAAGCTGATTACACCCGATCAATTGGAGGAGATCACAATCTGGCGGGAGGTCAAGCGGAAGGTTCTGAAGGAAATGCCGCGGATCTCTCCCTCCATGCTGCGCAACGAGGCTATCAGGAGGATTATTAACTGGCAGGTGACGGATCTCATCTCCACAATTGCCGGAAACCTCAAATCGATGGGTATTTCGAACCGTAGCGAACTGGCCCAAGCTCCTTCGAGGGCAGCCGCTTTCAGCGCGGAGATGGATGGTATGAACAGTGAACTGAAGTCCTTTCTGAGGGAAAACCTTTACGGTCATTACCGTGTTGTGCGAATGGCCGAAAAGGCACAGAGGATACTCAAGGACCTGTTCATGGCCTACTGTGAAAAGCCCAAACAGCTTCCCCCTCATGTTTACGGGAAGATAGAAAAAGACGGCAGTACCGTTCGGGTGATATGCGACTACATGGCGGGAATGACGGACAAGTTTGCTCTCGATGAGCATAGAAAGCTTTTCGATCCGTTGGCGAGGGTTTAGATTGAATACCTGCTTGTCAATGCCGGGAAATGATCTTGATATGAACCTCCTTCCATGCTAAAGTTCCCATAAAGCATTAAGTATGACTTGACGGTTACGCGGATAGCGTCGCAACGTAGGTCGCTGTGCCCGTGGCTCGCGTTTTCCCCGTCCGGTCATGGAAGGTGTCTATGAAGCTCAAGCGTCTCGAAATACAGGGGTTTAAATCATTTCCGGACCGGACGGTGTTCGATTTTCACCCCGGAGGACTTACCGTCGTCGTCGGACCCAACGGGTGCGGCAAAAGCAATATCGTTGATGCCGTCAGATGGACCCTCGGTGAGCAGAGTGCGAAACTTCTCAGGGGCCAGATGATGGAGGACGTCATATTCAACGGGAGCGACCGGCGCAAACCCATGGGGCTCGCGGAGGTAACGCTCCTCTTCGATAACGACGGCTCCCTGAACGGCCAGTGGAAGGATTACGCTGAAATATCCATTTCCAGGCGGCTCTACCGGACGGGGGAGAGCGACTATATCATCAATGGGGTTCCATGCCGCCTCAAGGACGTGAAGGAACTCCTGGCTGATGCCGGTGGAAGCAGTCGTGGTTACTCCATTGTCGAGCAGGGGCGTATTTCTCTCCTTGTCAACTCAAGACCCGAGGAGAAGCGGGCTCTTATTGAAGAGGCTGCGGGGGTTTTAAAATACAGGATGCGGCGAATTGAGGCCGAGCGGAAGCTTGAGAGGACGAAACAGAACCTCCTTCGGGTCAGCGACATTATCCGGGAGGTCAAGCGTCAGCTGGATTCCCTCAAAAGAAGCGCGGCCAAGGCAAGACGCTACCGAAGGTTCAGGGACGAACTTGCGGGTCTCGTCCTGCGGCTTCGCTTCGTGGAGTTTGGAGGGATCGACGGTGAACTCGGCCGTTTGGAGGAGGAACTTTCCGTAAAGACGGGTATGCTCGAGGCAAAAGAGGTGGCGCTCAGTGGTCTTGAGGCCAGGGAGGAAACCCTCCGTGTGGACCTGGCGGCAGGCGAGGACCAGATAGCCGGTTTTTATGAGACGGTTCGCTCCATCGAGTCCGAGATCGCCAGGCTGGAAGGGGATATTTCCGTACGTGAAAGCTCCATTAGCTCCCTTGAGGAGCGGATAATCAGGCTGAACGGGGATGAGGCCCGGCTCCGGGAAAAATGCGAGATGGAACGTACCGAGCGGGTTCAACTTGAGCTTGAGCTCAAGGGTATCGAGGATGAGTATCTCCGTTACGATGAGGAATTGAAGGAAGCCCTGTCCCTTTTTGAAGAGGTTGAGGCGGAACTGAAAGCCGCCCGCGAATCCATGGATGAGAGTCGATCCAACCTTTTTACTATCGAGTCGGAACGGTTGCGTCTGGTATCCGAAATCGAATCGGGGAGGCGTTCCCTGGAGAGTATTGAAAGAAGAAAAAATGAGATTCTCCATCGGGAGGAGGAATTGGGTGCAAGGTTCCGGAAGGCCTGCGATTCCATCTCCCATGGCGAATCACATGTTGAACAGTCCAGGAACGACAGGGATAAACTGTCAGGCGACCTCCGGAACCACAGGGATGCGCTGTCGAAAAGCAGGGAGGAGCTGTCGATCCTGGAGGAAGAAATCTCTTCCGTCTCCGAAAGGCTGGCGGAAGTCAGGGGACTCCAGAAGACCCTGGCCTCGATGGAGGATGAGATGGAGGGATTCTCCGACGGGGTACGGGGGGTGATGACCGAGTTTGCCGGGTCCGATTCTTCAGGGGTTCTTGGGGTAGTCGCCGATTATATCGAGGTGCCCCAGAAGTTTGAAATCGCCGTCATGGCGGTTCTTGGAGAACGGCTTCAGCACGTCATAGTTGACAGGCCCGAGAGGGGTCTTTCCGCGGTGGATTACCTGAAGGAACGGTCGATAGGCAGAGGAGGCTTCATTCCCATGTCGCCGAGATCAGGAGATTCTCCGCACGATGGGCTCAGAAATGTGAAGGGTGACGGGGTTCTCGGCCCTCTCTCCGACAAGGTGGCCTTTTCAGACAAGCTGAACGGTGTGGGAGAGTTTCTTCTTGGAAACACCCTTGTCGTCGAGGATCTCGGCAAGGCCCTGAATCTATGGAAAAGGAATGGTTTTTCCGCAACCATGGTGACCCTTGACGGTGATGTGGTGGAGGCGACAGGTGTTATAACCGGAGGGGCCATGGAGGGAGGGGAAGGCGACGTTCTGGTTCGCAGGAGACGGCTCAGGGAGGTGCGGCAGGCTTCAGAGTCTCTGGAGGCGGAACTGGATAAAGCCCGGGCCGGGAGGAAACACGTCAGAGCCAGGATAACGGAGCTTGATGCCCTCCTGCTGGAACTGGAGAAACGCCACCGGGACGTGGACAGGAAGTGTCTGGATGAGGATGGAAACCTGGTTGTTCTCAGGAAGGAACGGGATCATCTCAACAGGGCGCTGGAGGATCTTCAGGCGGAGCGTGGGATGGTAGAGGAGGAGGAAGCCGGCATCAGGGAGCACCTGGCCGCCGGACAGGCGAGACAATCGCAGGTGGAGCAGGAAGAGCTTGCCGCCAGGAAGACCATGGAGGCAAATGAGAGGAAGTCTCAACAGCTGGGCACCCTCGTGGAAACACGCAGAAAACAGCTTGAAGAGGCGAGGCTCAAGGTCAATACGGTCACCTTGAGAAAGGAAAACTTCCATCGTGTACTCCAGACCGCCATGGACCGTTCCCAGGAGGTTGATGTAAGGCTGGAACGGATCCATGAGGAGATTGAAGAATCGAAAAAACGCATTCTACTCCATCGTGCAGAGATGAAGGCCGGTGCCGAGGCGGTGGAGATGTCCGCCTCCGATCTGCAGGAAAAGAAGGGACACCTCGTTTTGATGCGTGAGAAACAACAGGAAGCCAGATCCGAGGCTGTGCTTCTGGCCGGCAAGGCCCGGGAAACAAGATCAGAAGCGGGGGCTATCCGCGCTGAGTGTTCATCCATTGACATCAAGGTCCATGAATTGAGGACGGAGAGACAGAACCTCATACAGCGGGTCAGGGAGGAACACGACCTTGACCTGGCTTCGCTGACGGCGGCTGACTTTGAGGGACAGGAATTTGATCAGGACATCGCCCGCGAAAGGATAGGCAGCCTGAGACAGAAGATCTCCACCCTGGGAGAGGTGAATCCCGGTGCGGTGGAAGAGTTCGAGGAGCTTAACCAGAGATACGATTTCCTGACATCCCAGAAGGAGGATCTGGAGGAATCAATCGATTCCCTCGAAAAGGCCATCCGAAAGATCAATCGGAAGAGCAGGGAGAAGTTCCTGGAAACTTTCAGGGAGGTCAATGAGAACTTCATCAAGCTTTGCCCGGTTTTACTCGACGGTGGTACGGGGAGGATGGTTCTCCTTGACGAGAGCGACCCATTGAACACGGGGGTGGATATCCAGGTGGAGCCACGGGGCAAGAAGCTGAAAAACATGCAGCTCCTGTCCGGTGGCGAGAAGGCCCTCATAAGCCTTATCATGATCCTCTCAATGTTCCTGGTCAGGCCCAGCCCATTCTGTATCTTTGATGAGGTTGACGCCCCCCTCGACTATGAGAATCTGGAGCAGTTTTCCAGGATCGTAAAGGACCTTTCCGCAACCTACCAGGTCCTCCTCATTACACATAACAAGACAACAATGGAAGCCGCCGATGTCCTTTACGGAATTACCATGAGGGAGCCGGGGGTTTCCCAGGTGGTCTCCGTGAAGATGGTGGACGTTGCCTGATGCCTTTCAAGGGGCCCCTTGAGAAGGCTGTTACCAGGGCTTCGGGCGCGTTGGGGATCGTTTTCGTCGCCGAGGATGGGGAAACCATAGATCAGTATACCTCCGGCGGTCTTTGTGACATCCGGCTTGCCGGAGCCCATAATGGAATTGTCCTTCAGATAGTTCAAAGATCGCTGGAAAACATATCCGCCAACGGGGACATGCTCCGCGAAATTTCCATCACTTCCGACAAAAACATCTATACGCTGCTTCCGGTCCTGGATGGTAACTTTCTCGTACTGGTCCAGGATCGTACCGGTATCCGCTCCCAGGGGCTGAGGGTTCTCCGTGAAGCGGTAGAGGAGATCGCCGCGCTGATCTAGCCGGATTTTGCACCGGCCTTTACACGCCAAGAAAACCCCATGACGACAGAAGCCGAAAAAACGAAGTATGAAAAGGGACTGGAGAAGACCCGTGGATCACTCATGGGTCGTATGCGGTCCATTTTCGGTGGGAAGGCGTCCGTCAGCGAGGAGGATCTGGATCGCCTGGAGGAGGTCCTTATCCAGGCGGATGTGGGGGTGGCCTATACCACCAGAATGATAGACGAAATGAGGAAGGCCCTGGTCAGTCGAAAAAGCTGGGATGAGAGGGACTTCCGGTCGTTCCTGTTGAACTGGGTGGTACGGGCGGTCACCGATCAAGGTGGGGAAAACGGCCGCGGGTTCTTCGGTTCCCGGGATCCGGCTGTACGTCCGGAAGTGATCCTTTTCGTGGGAGTCAACGGTACGGGGAAGACCACCACCATCGGAAAACTGTCGCGGTTTTTCATGACGGAAGGGCGGGGAGTCATGCTTGTGGCTGGAGACACCTACAGGGCGGCCGCGGCGGAACAGTTGGAGGTCTGGGCAAAAAGATCCGGCGCCATGTACCATAGGGGGCCCGAAGGCGGGGACGCGGCCTCCGTGGTGCACGATGCGTTAACCAGGGCCTGCTCCGCTTCCCTGGAGACTGTTCTGGTTGATACGGCGGGGCGCCTCCATACAAAAGAACCGCTGATGAGGGAACTTGAAAAAATAACAAAGGTTGCCTCCAGGGTGGTGGATGGGGCGCCGCACCAGGTCGTCCTTGTGTTGGATGCGACAACCGGACAGAATGCCCTCGTCCAGGCCCGATCATTTATGGAGGTTGTAGGCGTGACCGGGATAATAATCACCAAAATGGACGGCTCGGCCAAAGGGGGAATTCTCATCCCCATTTCCTGTGAACTGGGGCTTCCCATCTATTTTGTCGGGATGGGGGAAGGTATCGATGACCTGGTACCCTTCGATCCGGGCGCCTATGCCGAAGCCTTGATTGGTTGAGGGCAGCCCGGGTGAAAAATAATATGACCGTCAAAGGTGATAAACAGACAAAAAGAAAACTTCTTGAGGGGTTGGGGTGCTTTTTATATCTTGTGGCGGCGGCGCTGTTGGCAGGTGTTTTTCTGAGCCGCTGTGGAGAGGTGTTTCGTTGACTTTTCAGGTGAATAGGGGTAATTAGGTCCGTTCCCGGCGGTGTAGCTCAGGTGGTTAGAGCATGCGGCTCATATCCGCAGTGTCCGGGGTTCGAGTCCCTGCACCGCCACCAACCAATAAAAAAGCCCCCTTTTCGGGAGCTTTTTTTTATCTGTGGCATCTCGCAAGACCTGCGGATGCGCTGGACCGCTAGAACGCCATTGGTGTTGAGATCTCCTTCTCAATCGGCCCGACCTTTTCCTTATAAACAGCCCGGTATTCCTCGAGGGTCGGGATTTTTCCTTCCAGGGCGGACATCGCGGCCACGATGGAGGATCCGAGAAAGACCTGAGCCCCGGTTCCCATCCTGTTGTCGAAGTTCCTGGTGCTGGTGGAGACCACCGTGGCTCCGGTGGCGACCTGGGCCTGGTTTCCCATGCACAGGGAGCATCCAGGGACGTGGACGTTGGCGCCGGTCGACAGGAGGGTCTGATGCACCCCCTCGTCGGCGAGCTTTGTGTTGCTCTCCCTGTCAGGTGGAACGGTCCAGAAGCGCATGGCCGGCGGTAGGAGTTTTCCGTCCAGGATCTTGGCCACGGCCCTGAAATCGGTGATATCCGTCATGCAGGATCCTACAAATACCTCGTCGATAGCTGTCCCGGCCGCCTCCGAAAGGGTGACGATCTTGTCCGGATCGTTGGGAGCGGCGAGAAGAGGCTCCGTAATGGTGTTAAGATCCACATCGAGGATGTCGGCGTATGGCGCGCCTTCATCGGCTTCCATAACCTCCGGCGCCGCCAGCCACTTCTCCATCAGGTTGATTATTACCTGGATCTGTTTGGAGGGGTTCCTTTTCTTGAAGTTTTCTTTCAGGAACTTCAAGTTGTTCCGGACATACTCGATTATCCTGTCAGGGTCGTGCGCAAAGGTACACGCAGCGGAGGAGCGTTCAGCGGAGGTGTCGGTGAATTTGTAGGAATCCATCACGGATATGTGCTCAAGTCCCTGGATCTCCAGTATTCGGTCCGCAAATACGTTGATTTTGCTGTCGCCCTTTTCCAGGTTGAGTTTTCCCTGCTG
It contains:
- a CDS encoding class II fumarate hydratase; translated protein: MIKVSDSMGDMMVPEDAYYGASTQRAILNFPVSDTTMPDRVLHALALIKQAAARVNEELELLTGEVASAIDDAATEVMEGKFQGQFPLDVYQTGSGTSTNMNMNEVISARANEIMGSQRQGKTPVHPNDHVNLGQSSNDIIPSSIHIAARVYAGKSLLPAMETLKGSLSDRSKEFSEVVKVGRTHMQDAVPITMGQEFSGYASQVEHAMEAIMNTFKHLEEIPLGGTAVGTGLNSHPRFADMVVSRIASQTKIPFAIARNRFAAMGGKDALVFLHKALAAYASSLYKIASDIRFLACGPRCGIGEITIPALQPGSSIMPGKVNPVIPESALQAATRVMGNDVTVTLANASGNLELNVMMPLLAHVMMESLTLLTNTALLLAKRCVDGISANIERCEELVEQSLALVTPLAQVIGYDEASRLAKEAGLTGKTVRQLVREKGILTEAEIKKALDPAGMVGN
- the ftsY gene encoding signal recognition particle-docking protein FtsY, whose product is MTTEAEKTKYEKGLEKTRGSLMGRMRSIFGGKASVSEEDLDRLEEVLIQADVGVAYTTRMIDEMRKALVSRKSWDERDFRSFLLNWVVRAVTDQGGENGRGFFGSRDPAVRPEVILFVGVNGTGKTTTIGKLSRFFMTEGRGVMLVAGDTYRAAAAEQLEVWAKRSGAMYHRGPEGGDAASVVHDALTRACSASLETVLVDTAGRLHTKEPLMRELEKITKVASRVVDGAPHQVVLVLDATTGQNALVQARSFMEVVGVTGIIITKMDGSAKGGILIPISCELGLPIYFVGMGEGIDDLVPFDPGAYAEALIG
- a CDS encoding deoxyguanosinetriphosphate triphosphohydrolase, coding for MLRVDREKKEAADLAPYAALNSLSRGRRHPEEEHPYRLPFERDRDRIIHCSAFRRMEYKTQVFFYHEGDYFRTRLTHSLEVSQLSRSAVLALNLNEVLAEAVALAHDLGHTPFGHAGERAMDALMTGEGGFEHNLQTLRVVDLLEYRYPGFPGLNLSWEVREGIAKHSTDYDRPDSSVFGPTQPSLESQIVELADEIAYNNHDLDDGLTSKLITPDQLEEITIWREVKRKVLKEMPRISPSMLRNEAIRRIINWQVTDLISTIAGNLKSMGISNRSELAQAPSRAAAFSAEMDGMNSELKSFLRENLYGHYRVVRMAEKAQRILKDLFMAYCEKPKQLPPHVYGKIEKDGSTVRVICDYMAGMTDKFALDEHRKLFDPLARV
- the smc gene encoding chromosome segregation protein SMC — encoded protein: MKLKRLEIQGFKSFPDRTVFDFHPGGLTVVVGPNGCGKSNIVDAVRWTLGEQSAKLLRGQMMEDVIFNGSDRRKPMGLAEVTLLFDNDGSLNGQWKDYAEISISRRLYRTGESDYIINGVPCRLKDVKELLADAGGSSRGYSIVEQGRISLLVNSRPEEKRALIEEAAGVLKYRMRRIEAERKLERTKQNLLRVSDIIREVKRQLDSLKRSAAKARRYRRFRDELAGLVLRLRFVEFGGIDGELGRLEEELSVKTGMLEAKEVALSGLEAREETLRVDLAAGEDQIAGFYETVRSIESEIARLEGDISVRESSISSLEERIIRLNGDEARLREKCEMERTERVQLELELKGIEDEYLRYDEELKEALSLFEEVEAELKAARESMDESRSNLFTIESERLRLVSEIESGRRSLESIERRKNEILHREEELGARFRKACDSISHGESHVEQSRNDRDKLSGDLRNHRDALSKSREELSILEEEISSVSERLAEVRGLQKTLASMEDEMEGFSDGVRGVMTEFAGSDSSGVLGVVADYIEVPQKFEIAVMAVLGERLQHVIVDRPERGLSAVDYLKERSIGRGGFIPMSPRSGDSPHDGLRNVKGDGVLGPLSDKVAFSDKLNGVGEFLLGNTLVVEDLGKALNLWKRNGFSATMVTLDGDVVEATGVITGGAMEGGEGDVLVRRRRLREVRQASESLEAELDKARAGRKHVRARITELDALLLELEKRHRDVDRKCLDEDGNLVVLRKERDHLNRALEDLQAERGMVEEEEAGIREHLAAGQARQSQVEQEELAARKTMEANERKSQQLGTLVETRRKQLEEARLKVNTVTLRKENFHRVLQTAMDRSQEVDVRLERIHEEIEESKKRILLHRAEMKAGAEAVEMSASDLQEKKGHLVLMREKQQEARSEAVLLAGKARETRSEAGAIRAECSSIDIKVHELRTERQNLIQRVREEHDLDLASLTAADFEGQEFDQDIARERIGSLRQKISTLGEVNPGAVEEFEELNQRYDFLTSQKEDLEESIDSLEKAIRKINRKSREKFLETFREVNENFIKLCPVLLDGGTGRMVLLDESDPLNTGVDIQVEPRGKKLKNMQLLSGGEKALISLIMILSMFLVRPSPFCIFDEVDAPLDYENLEQFSRIVKDLSATYQVLLITHNKTTMEAADVLYGITMREPGVSQVVSVKMVDVA
- a CDS encoding nitroreductase family protein; its protein translation is MIEELVRSNRSYRRFHQDHRISEETLKWFIGLARLTPSSANRQPIRYILSRDPEKNARIFPHLAWAGYLTDWSGPSEGERPSAYIVLLGDSRITSSFACDYGIIAQTILLGAVEKELGGCMISSIKRDSLRAALKIPEHYGILLAIAIGKPREEISIDPLGEDGSIRYWRDEKGVHHVPKRSLDELILDI